Proteins from a genomic interval of Candidatus Acidulodesulfobacterium acidiphilum:
- a CDS encoding flagellar biosynthesis anti-sigma factor FlgM, with the protein SDKVSISGDATFISNLRGQIDSSETSSPSKINDIIQKIASGTYADSSKIAEGLINSLNIFGE; encoded by the coding sequence CTTCTGATAAAGTTAGCATATCCGGAGACGCAACTTTCATTAGCAATTTAAGAGGGCAGATAGATTCTTCCGAAACGTCTTCTCCGTCTAAAATTAACGATATAATTCAAAAAATAGCTTCCGGCACCTATGCGGACAGTTCAAAAATAGCCGAAGGCTTGATTAATTCGTTAAATATTTTCGGCGAATAA